The following are encoded in a window of Sphingobium sp. AP49 genomic DNA:
- a CDS encoding sorbosone dehydrogenase family protein: MTVRAVILSASLLALAACGRSQPGLEQTGARPDLPDQRQTLLPPMKIATPAGWGNEKPTAPAGFTVTAFTTGLAIPRQMLVLPNGDILVAEGSGGSAPALRPKDVIATYIKAMGKTSVKGGNRVTLLRDADGDGRAELRSPLITGLNAPYGLALVEGQLYVATQDALLRFPYREGETRITTPGVEVTKLPSRINHHWTKSLAAGPDGSKLYVGIGSNSNVGERGMAVEEDRAVIWEVDRRSGMHRTYASGIRNPTALAVEPQTRRLWAVVNERDELGPQLVPDYMTAVRPGAFYGWPYSYWGQNVDPRVRPQQPDMVRRAIRPDYALGSHVAALGISFATGPDLGPAYAQGAFVGQHGSWNRQDLAGYKVVFIPFANGRPTGKPQDFLTGFIKDGHARGRPVGVSYDPVHGALLVADDLSNSIWRIAPTRR, translated from the coding sequence ATGACCGTGCGCGCCGTCATCCTGAGCGCCAGTCTTCTGGCCCTTGCCGCCTGTGGCCGCAGCCAGCCCGGACTTGAGCAGACCGGCGCGCGGCCGGACCTGCCCGATCAGCGCCAGACATTGCTGCCGCCGATGAAAATCGCGACACCGGCGGGCTGGGGCAATGAAAAGCCGACAGCCCCGGCCGGCTTTACCGTGACGGCCTTCACCACGGGACTTGCCATTCCGCGCCAGATGCTGGTGCTGCCCAATGGCGACATTCTGGTGGCAGAAGGGTCAGGGGGATCGGCCCCCGCCCTGCGGCCCAAGGATGTGATCGCGACTTATATCAAGGCCATGGGGAAGACTTCGGTCAAGGGCGGCAATCGCGTCACCCTGCTGCGCGATGCCGATGGCGATGGTCGCGCCGAATTGCGCAGTCCGCTCATCACCGGATTGAATGCGCCCTATGGCCTCGCCCTGGTCGAGGGCCAGCTCTATGTCGCGACACAGGACGCGCTGCTACGCTTTCCCTATCGCGAAGGCGAAACGCGCATCACCACGCCCGGCGTCGAGGTGACCAAATTGCCCTCGCGCATAAATCATCACTGGACCAAGTCGCTGGCAGCCGGCCCGGACGGATCAAAGCTCTATGTCGGTATCGGTTCCAACAGCAATGTCGGCGAACGCGGCATGGCGGTGGAGGAAGATCGCGCCGTCATCTGGGAAGTTGATCGCCGGTCCGGCATGCATCGCACCTATGCCTCCGGCATCCGTAATCCGACAGCGCTTGCTGTGGAGCCGCAGACGCGCCGGCTCTGGGCCGTGGTGAACGAGCGCGACGAGCTCGGACCGCAACTGGTGCCCGATTATATGACCGCGGTTCGCCCAGGGGCCTTTTATGGCTGGCCTTACAGCTATTGGGGACAGAATGTTGACCCGCGCGTGCGTCCGCAGCAGCCCGATATGGTGCGACGCGCGATCCGACCCGATTATGCCCTGGGATCCCATGTCGCGGCACTCGGCATCAGTTTCGCAACCGGACCAGATCTTGGCCCGGCCTATGCGCAGGGCGCCTTCGTCGGGCAGCATGGCAGCTGGAACAGGCAGGATCTGGCCGGCTACAAGGTGGTCTTCATCCCCTTCGCCAATGGCCGCCCGACCGGCAAGCCCCAGGACTTTCTGACCGGGTTCATCAAGGATGGACATGCACGCGGACGTCCGGTGGGCGTTAGCTATGATCCGGTTCATGGCGCGCTGCTAGTCGCGGATGATCTGTCCAACAGCATCTGGCGGATAGCCCCGACCCGCCGCTGA
- a CDS encoding transglutaminase family protein: MLIRCGYDIEFSTERRTAMMAMLSLHPSRHQDLRTPQRLIAAPDIPLYQFEDGFGNVATRLTIPPGNVRLSCDFVIEDSGDPDDRSPSGAQLPVEELPDAVMPFLLGSRYCETDRLMDVAWAQFGHLAGARERVEAIVDFVHYHIEFGYQHARADKTAWNGYQERKGVCRDFAHLAIALCRCMNIPARYCTGYLGDIGVPPVDAPMDFSAWFDVYINGAWYTYDARHNRPRIGRILMARGRDATDVALTTAFGPAKLVRFQVHTQEVTSLD; this comes from the coding sequence ATGCTGATCCGGTGCGGCTACGATATTGAGTTTTCGACCGAAAGACGGACGGCGATGATGGCCATGCTCAGCCTGCATCCGTCGCGCCATCAGGATCTGCGAACGCCGCAGCGGCTGATAGCGGCGCCCGACATTCCGCTTTATCAATTCGAGGACGGGTTCGGCAATGTCGCCACCCGGCTCACCATCCCGCCGGGCAATGTGCGCTTGTCATGCGACTTTGTGATCGAAGATAGCGGTGATCCCGACGACAGATCGCCCAGCGGTGCTCAGTTGCCAGTCGAAGAACTTCCAGATGCCGTCATGCCTTTTCTGCTGGGCAGCCGCTATTGCGAGACAGACCGTTTGATGGACGTCGCATGGGCTCAATTTGGTCATTTGGCCGGTGCCCGGGAACGTGTCGAGGCAATCGTGGATTTCGTGCACTATCATATCGAATTTGGCTATCAGCATGCCCGCGCCGACAAGACGGCCTGGAATGGCTATCAGGAGAGAAAGGGCGTGTGTCGTGACTTTGCCCATCTCGCAATAGCCTTGTGCCGCTGCATGAACATCCCAGCACGATATTGTACCGGCTATCTGGGAGACATCGGCGTGCCGCCGGTAGATGCGCCGATGGATTTCAGCGCATGGTTCGATGTCTATATCAACGGCGCCTGGTACACATACGACGCGCGGCACAATCGCCCGCGCATCGGCCGGATCCTGATGGCCCGCGGCCGCGACGCCACCGACGTAGCCTTGACGACGGCCTTTGGGCCGGCGAAGCTGGTGCGATTTCAAGTGCATACCCAGGAAGTGACCTCCCTTGACTGA
- a CDS encoding M3 family metallopeptidase: MTEADNPLLQRWTGPLGAPPFTRIRDEQFLPAVITAIAWHEAELDAICEQSAPATFENTIAALERSGDPLARVRRLFWALSSARGTSTIREVEAEISARLSAHAVAISHNDQLSARIFAVHASRHESGLTPEQVRLVEDSYASFLKGGAALTRAGKQRFAAIEARLSALSVQFGQNVLAATSAWVLDLEQNELEGLPPAICEAAAARAAAKGHRGRYHITLDRTDLEAFLTFSRRRDLREALWCAFTSRCDGDEYDNWSVIAEILALRRERAALLGYADHAHYALADSMAHDPAAASALMRQLWAPGKRRAAEEAAELQKLIDGEGGDFRLAPWDWRFYAEQVRRARYALDTAAAAEHLRLDAVRQAAFDTASRLYGLRFTRRADIEGYHPDVWAWEVTDGDGSAVGLLFTDYLARPEKHGGAWMGSLRVQEAMDGDVRPIIYLVANFAPAPPPDQGATRLSIDEARTLFHEFGHALHGLLSSVTYPSQSGTAVARDFVEFPSKFMENWIVSRQVLAGLGMPEDLISAIREAEAYGQGFATVELIGCALIDLAVHQKSEAQLDPRAIVAAELDALGMPSEVGLRHRFPYFTHIFDGGYSAAYYSYAWSEALDADAFEKFVEAGDIFDPRLASQFRDEILATGNSRDPMASFEAFLGRPPDGTALMRARHLLDA; this comes from the coding sequence TTGACTGAGGCAGACAATCCGCTCCTGCAACGCTGGACTGGTCCGCTCGGCGCGCCGCCTTTTACGCGAATACGGGATGAGCAGTTTCTTCCTGCAGTCATCACCGCCATCGCCTGGCATGAAGCTGAACTTGATGCGATTTGTGAGCAGAGCGCGCCTGCTACCTTTGAAAACACGATCGCTGCGCTGGAGCGGTCAGGCGACCCGCTCGCGCGCGTCCGCCGGTTGTTCTGGGCTCTATCCTCGGCAAGGGGCACGTCGACCATCCGTGAGGTGGAGGCGGAAATTTCGGCTCGTCTGAGCGCGCATGCCGTTGCCATCAGCCATAATGATCAGTTGTCAGCGCGCATCTTCGCCGTTCATGCTTCACGGCACGAGAGCGGCCTGACACCGGAACAGGTCCGGCTCGTGGAGGACAGCTATGCAAGCTTCCTGAAAGGCGGTGCGGCACTGACGAGGGCTGGTAAGCAACGCTTTGCCGCCATCGAGGCTCGCCTGTCTGCCCTATCGGTTCAATTCGGGCAGAATGTGCTTGCCGCCACAAGCGCATGGGTGCTCGATCTGGAGCAAAATGAGCTTGAGGGCTTACCCCCCGCAATATGCGAGGCGGCCGCGGCGCGAGCAGCTGCCAAGGGGCACAGGGGCCGCTATCATATAACGCTTGATCGCACCGACCTGGAGGCATTTCTGACATTCTCGAGAAGGCGCGATTTACGCGAAGCCCTATGGTGCGCCTTCACCTCGCGTTGCGACGGCGATGAATATGATAATTGGTCGGTCATTGCGGAAATCCTGGCGTTGCGCAGGGAACGGGCCGCGCTGCTAGGTTATGCCGACCATGCGCATTACGCGCTTGCCGACAGCATGGCGCATGATCCTGCAGCGGCGAGCGCGCTGATGCGCCAACTGTGGGCGCCGGGAAAACGCCGCGCAGCGGAAGAAGCGGCAGAATTGCAGAAGTTGATTGATGGGGAGGGCGGCGATTTCCGTCTCGCGCCCTGGGACTGGCGTTTTTACGCGGAGCAGGTGCGGCGCGCGCGTTACGCGCTCGATACGGCTGCGGCTGCAGAGCATTTGCGGCTTGATGCGGTGCGACAGGCAGCGTTCGATACAGCCAGCCGACTTTACGGCCTCCGCTTCACCAGGCGAGCGGACATAGAAGGTTACCACCCGGATGTCTGGGCTTGGGAGGTGACGGACGGCGACGGGAGCGCAGTGGGCCTGCTCTTCACCGACTATCTGGCCCGACCGGAAAAACATGGTGGCGCCTGGATGGGAAGCCTTCGGGTGCAAGAGGCGATGGATGGTGACGTGCGCCCGATCATCTATCTTGTTGCCAATTTCGCCCCTGCTCCGCCACCCGACCAGGGGGCGACCCGTCTATCGATTGATGAGGCACGCACCCTGTTTCATGAATTCGGCCATGCATTGCACGGGCTCCTGTCGAGCGTTACCTACCCCAGTCAGTCCGGAACGGCTGTTGCTCGCGACTTCGTAGAGTTTCCCAGCAAATTCATGGAAAACTGGATTGTGAGCCGGCAGGTGCTCGCAGGTCTTGGAATGCCGGAGGATCTAATCTCTGCCATTCGCGAGGCGGAGGCTTACGGCCAGGGTTTTGCGACCGTAGAATTGATCGGTTGTGCATTGATCGACCTTGCCGTCCACCAGAAATCGGAGGCCCAGTTGGATCCGCGCGCGATTGTTGCGGCGGAGCTTGACGCGCTGGGAATGCCATCCGAGGTCGGACTGCGCCACCGCTTTCCCTATTTTACCCATATCTTCGATGGCGGCTATTCAGCAGCCTATTATAGTTATGCCTGGTCCGAGGCATTGGATGCCGATGCTTTCGAGAAATTTGTCGAAGCAGGTGATATATTTGACCCCAGGCTCGCGTCGCAATTCCGCGACGAGATACTCGCTACAGGAAACAGTCGGGATCCCATGGCTTCTTTCGAGGCCTTCCTGGGGCGTCCACCCGACGGAACGGCTTTGATGCGAGCAAGGCATCTTCTCGATGCTTGA
- a CDS encoding transglutaminase family protein, translating to MPLLTIEHVTTYRYQQPVSLGEHRIMMRPREAFDQRLLRARLDIDPAPAELRWLHDVFGNPVAIALFDKRTSHLIVTSEVTLEHAPLTQQQVAVEPYARLFPFTYSSEDMPDLLRSIERNHLDPERIVDNWARGFVSNHGDTATVDLLTRIATGIQCDFTYVPRHEKGTQSPMETLSKRQGTCRDFAVLMIEAVRALGFAARFVSGYVYNPSRSEGLVGGGNTHAWVRIFLPGSGWVEFDPTNGIIGNRGLIRVAIARDPYQALPLSGTWFGLPASFLGMDVTVNVRRADPDLFPLSGHGAINSRCAGNQEKNPTC from the coding sequence ATGCCGTTGCTGACAATCGAACATGTGACGACTTATCGCTATCAGCAACCTGTGTCGCTGGGCGAACATCGCATCATGATGCGGCCGCGCGAGGCCTTCGACCAGCGACTGCTCCGGGCGCGGCTCGATATCGATCCCGCACCTGCCGAATTGCGCTGGCTGCATGACGTCTTCGGAAATCCCGTGGCAATTGCTCTGTTCGACAAACGCACATCACATTTGATCGTCACGAGCGAGGTCACGCTTGAACATGCGCCCTTGACGCAGCAGCAGGTCGCCGTCGAGCCCTATGCCCGGCTGTTCCCCTTCACATATTCGTCGGAAGACATGCCCGATCTGTTGCGTTCGATCGAACGCAACCATCTCGATCCCGAGCGGATCGTCGACAATTGGGCCAGAGGTTTCGTCAGCAATCATGGTGATACCGCGACTGTCGATCTCCTGACCCGGATCGCGACAGGCATCCAATGTGACTTCACCTATGTCCCACGACATGAAAAAGGCACGCAGTCGCCCATGGAGACGTTGAGCAAACGGCAGGGGACCTGTCGCGATTTCGCCGTGCTGATGATCGAGGCTGTGCGGGCGCTGGGTTTCGCCGCCCGCTTCGTGTCGGGCTATGTCTATAATCCGTCGCGCAGCGAAGGGCTGGTCGGCGGCGGCAACACCCACGCGTGGGTCCGCATCTTCCTGCCCGGATCTGGTTGGGTGGAGTTCGATCCGACAAATGGCATCATCGGGAATCGCGGCCTGATCCGCGTAGCGATCGCGCGCGACCCGTATCAAGCGCTGCCGCTGTCAGGCACCTGGTTCGGTTTGCCTGCCAGCTTTCTGGGGATGGACGTGACGGTCAACGTCCGGCGTGCTGATCCGGACCTGTTTCCTCTCTCTGGCCATGGCGCCATCAACAGCCGGTGCGCCGGCAATCAAGAAAAGAATCCGACATGCTGA
- a CDS encoding N-formylglutamate amidohydrolase, translating to MNLLGPGDPAPSTIVNAEGCSPFLLTGDHAGLAIPSALGDLGVGPADWSRHIAIDIGVREMGLELARLLDAPFIFQNYSRLVIDCNRDPARDDAIPASSDGTDIGGNQGLIEADRLARVTSIHAPYHAGISEMISARLAAGQETILLALHSFTPILDEIRRPWSVGVLHAAGRIDFATCLLDALRRLPIEVGDNAPYAMDETDYSMPFHALSNDLRYAEIEVRQDLISQAEGQSFWAAQLRDAMEEAWQRLT from the coding sequence GTGAATCTGCTGGGTCCAGGCGATCCTGCGCCGTCCACCATCGTCAACGCTGAGGGCTGCTCCCCGTTCCTCCTGACCGGAGATCATGCAGGGCTGGCAATTCCTTCGGCCCTGGGTGATCTCGGCGTAGGCCCGGCCGATTGGTCTCGGCATATCGCAATCGACATAGGCGTGAGAGAAATGGGCCTGGAACTGGCGCGCCTTCTCGATGCCCCTTTCATCTTCCAGAATTATTCGCGATTGGTGATCGACTGTAATCGCGATCCCGCGCGCGACGACGCGATACCTGCGTCTTCCGATGGGACCGATATCGGTGGCAATCAGGGTTTGATTGAAGCCGACAGGCTGGCGCGTGTCACCTCAATCCATGCTCCATATCATGCCGGCATTTCAGAAATGATCTCTGCTCGGTTGGCAGCGGGGCAGGAGACAATCCTGCTCGCGCTCCATAGTTTCACCCCGATACTGGACGAGATCAGGCGCCCCTGGTCGGTGGGCGTCTTGCACGCCGCCGGCCGGATCGATTTTGCGACCTGCCTGCTGGACGCGCTGCGCCGGTTGCCGATCGAGGTGGGCGACAATGCTCCCTATGCCATGGATGAAACCGATTACAGCATGCCCTTCCACGCCCTTTCAAATGATCTTCGCTACGCTGAAATCGAGGTCAGGCAGGACCTTATTTCCCAAGCCGAGGGGCAATCCTTCTGGGCGGCGCAACTGCGCGATGCGATGGAAGAGGCCTGGCAGCGGCTCACATAG
- a CDS encoding DUF2231 domain-containing protein — protein MPSAPPRTRPLLHPLHGLLLAWPVALFPAALLSDITYLNSAEIQWGNFSAWLITGALIGGGLVLLWTLIALARAKGPARRQHGLYLLLLALMWVCGLINAFQHSRDGWSSVGTNGLILSLLSSLAALAAGWIAFAGYREVRP, from the coding sequence TTGCCCAGCGCCCCGCCGCGCACCCGGCCCCTGCTCCATCCGCTTCACGGCCTGCTGCTCGCGTGGCCGGTTGCCCTGTTTCCCGCTGCCCTTCTGTCGGACATCACCTATCTCAACAGCGCCGAAATCCAGTGGGGCAACTTTTCGGCCTGGCTGATCACCGGCGCGCTGATCGGCGGCGGCCTGGTACTGCTATGGACCTTGATCGCGCTGGCGCGCGCCAAAGGGCCGGCACGTCGGCAGCATGGCCTTTATCTGCTGTTGCTGGCGCTGATGTGGGTCTGCGGGCTCATCAACGCCTTCCAGCATAGTCGCGATGGCTGGAGTTCGGTCGGAACCAACGGCCTCATCCTCTCCCTCCTCAGCAGCTTGGCTGCCCTTGCCGCCGGTTGGATTGCCTTCGCCGGCTATCGGGAGGTTCGGCCATGA
- a CDS encoding GGDEF domain-containing protein gives MLSIALLILGGAQPARAELLRIGDPLCHAVSRSIAPDDTRPSHFACTGNPDGYQKGTLWLHAALPQGSRDHEDLSLIIHSSRFDRLVVRFIYRDGAVEQQNVRSGNFGTYWRAGGQLAFRAPYRDVPVVAFTLRFDKVASAHLLRMRLVERGEEATQTTGLATLTGAALVLLIVGAIYNASLAFAVRRQHAGWQAAWACCMVIWGACWSQLHLFFFPSMAGAVSAQICTGLSCLAITLATLSAVTALEKRLLDVWLRRTTLGLTASVCALGVPLSLMRSGPFDMLGNLLGFLVLANLTAVASCIGQAWRRGSSAARSLGGAWALPMIVLASTSFFDADAMFWGGGSQILVLFATAWQTLWLSAAASRAHARLRMERDVARRAEAKAHELARRDVLTGLPNRRGFMERTGRMLEGLPVSGALVAMLLIDVDWFKSINDVYGHEAGDHVLAAVGRCIAQHEDSSCAVCRLGGEEFAMMVTGPEVGNIERFSETLRGTLGNLSHGDIIGNRMVTVSIGVTASASRADFGTLYRLADEALYDAKRGGRDQIAIRLGEREGARQNDRPLFA, from the coding sequence ATGCTCTCGATCGCACTGCTGATCCTGGGCGGGGCACAGCCTGCGCGCGCAGAATTGCTACGCATTGGCGATCCCCTATGTCACGCAGTGAGCCGGTCGATTGCCCCTGACGACACTCGCCCATCCCATTTTGCCTGTACTGGTAATCCTGATGGCTATCAGAAGGGCACATTGTGGCTCCATGCCGCGTTGCCCCAAGGCTCGCGCGATCATGAGGATCTGTCCCTGATCATCCACAGCTCTCGATTTGATCGACTGGTCGTGCGCTTCATCTATCGTGACGGTGCAGTCGAGCAGCAAAATGTTCGGAGCGGCAATTTCGGAACCTATTGGAGAGCTGGAGGCCAACTCGCGTTTCGCGCGCCCTATCGCGACGTTCCTGTCGTGGCCTTCACCTTGAGATTTGACAAAGTGGCAAGCGCGCATCTCCTGCGGATGAGGCTTGTCGAGCGCGGTGAAGAAGCCACCCAGACCACTGGCTTGGCTACCTTGACCGGTGCTGCGCTCGTTCTGTTGATTGTGGGCGCGATTTATAACGCCTCACTGGCTTTTGCCGTCCGTCGGCAACATGCAGGCTGGCAGGCTGCATGGGCATGTTGCATGGTCATATGGGGAGCGTGCTGGTCGCAACTTCATCTGTTCTTCTTTCCCTCCATGGCTGGCGCCGTATCGGCGCAAATCTGCACTGGTCTCTCTTGTCTCGCCATCACGCTCGCCACTTTGAGCGCCGTCACTGCTCTCGAAAAACGGCTTCTCGATGTGTGGTTGAGGCGCACAACCCTGGGCCTAACCGCAAGCGTTTGCGCATTGGGCGTCCCGCTTTCGCTGATGCGTTCCGGGCCGTTCGACATGCTCGGTAATCTGCTGGGGTTTCTGGTACTGGCCAATCTGACGGCTGTCGCATCTTGTATCGGCCAGGCATGGCGACGTGGCAGCAGCGCGGCGCGGAGCCTGGGTGGGGCTTGGGCACTGCCAATGATCGTCCTTGCATCGACAAGTTTCTTCGATGCAGACGCCATGTTCTGGGGCGGTGGGTCGCAAATTCTCGTCCTGTTCGCAACGGCTTGGCAAACATTGTGGCTCTCGGCTGCCGCTTCGCGTGCTCATGCCCGGCTGCGGATGGAACGAGACGTCGCGCGGCGCGCAGAGGCTAAGGCCCATGAGCTCGCCCGCCGTGACGTTCTGACAGGGCTGCCAAACCGACGGGGGTTCATGGAAAGAACCGGCAGGATGCTTGAAGGCTTGCCTGTGTCAGGCGCGCTGGTTGCCATGCTATTGATCGACGTCGATTGGTTCAAGTCGATCAACGATGTTTATGGACATGAAGCCGGCGATCACGTTCTGGCAGCTGTTGGCCGATGCATCGCCCAACATGAAGATTCCTCCTGTGCCGTATGTCGCCTGGGCGGGGAGGAATTTGCGATGATGGTCACAGGACCCGAAGTTGGGAACATCGAGCGATTTTCAGAAACCCTGCGCGGAACCTTGGGCAATCTGAGCCACGGCGACATCATCGGCAATCGCATGGTGACGGTGAGTATCGGCGTGACGGCCTCGGCATCCCGCGCTGACTTTGGCACGCTATACCGGCTGGCAGACGAGGCGCTTTACGACGCCAAACGTGGGGGGCGCGATCAGATCGCAATTCGCCTGGGTGAGAGGGAGGGCGCTCGCCAGAATGACAGACCGCTTTTCGCCTGA
- a CDS encoding transglutaminase family protein, with translation MLIRAGYELVLETGAPTPLISLLTIRPSRFPDLRTPHRIRTSAPIPTHDYRDTFGNICTRMTLPAGRTTLSCDFTIADSGLHDRQIPSAIQHEVRDLPSDVLIYLMGSRYCETDLLCQKAWYHFGHIAPGWERVQSIVDFVHQHLTYGYRYARCTRTAWEAYNERVGVCRDFAHLAVALCRCMNIPARYCSGYLGDIGVDPVDGPMDFHAWFEVYLGGEWHSFDARHRIPRIGRILMACGRDAADTALTTAFGSMRLAAFKVHTDEVMQAGQDVATPLTIAA, from the coding sequence ATGCTCATTCGTGCTGGCTATGAACTGGTTCTGGAAACGGGCGCTCCTACGCCATTGATTTCCCTCCTCACGATCCGGCCATCCAGATTTCCCGATCTTCGCACGCCTCACAGGATCAGGACGAGCGCCCCGATCCCGACCCATGACTACCGCGACACGTTCGGCAACATTTGCACTCGCATGACCCTGCCGGCAGGCCGTACCACTCTGTCATGCGATTTCACGATTGCCGATAGCGGCTTGCATGATCGTCAGATTCCATCGGCAATCCAGCATGAAGTCCGGGATCTGCCCTCGGATGTCCTAATCTATCTCATGGGCAGTCGCTATTGCGAGACCGATCTCCTCTGCCAGAAAGCCTGGTATCATTTCGGTCATATCGCGCCGGGATGGGAGCGGGTGCAGTCCATCGTCGATTTCGTGCATCAGCATCTGACCTATGGCTATCGATATGCGCGGTGCACCAGGACCGCCTGGGAAGCATATAATGAGCGGGTCGGCGTATGCCGGGACTTTGCCCATCTTGCGGTGGCCTTGTGCCGGTGCATGAATATTCCTGCACGCTACTGCAGCGGATATCTTGGCGATATCGGCGTCGATCCAGTTGATGGCCCGATGGACTTCCATGCTTGGTTCGAGGTGTATCTCGGTGGAGAGTGGCACAGTTTCGACGCTAGGCATCGCATCCCCCGCATAGGGCGAATCCTGATGGCGTGCGGACGGGACGCAGCCGATACCGCTTTGACAACGGCGTTCGGATCGATGCGCCTGGCCGCCTTCAAAGTCCATACCGATGAGGTAATGCAGGCCGGGCAGGATGTGGCCACTCCGCTGACCATTGCCGCCTGA
- a CDS encoding glutathione S-transferase, which produces MMVAKDFELYYWPLPFRGQFIRAALAFAGKSWNEHNEDEIAALMKMAPEGQPAPFMGPPLLIDNETGFALSQMPAILVYLAERLALVHGGTRERALTAKLVNDANDIIDELTLDGGRQMWTEDRWASFIPRLEKWMHIWEAFGTSNGLEGGKGFMLGTAKPDLADIVTVTLWGTMASRFGAIAAMLAEHAPATMDLVQRLRAQPALATLEAKSVKRYGDAYCGGEIEKSLRAVLPAGDGSPA; this is translated from the coding sequence ATGATGGTGGCGAAGGATTTCGAGCTCTATTATTGGCCGTTGCCATTCCGCGGACAGTTCATCCGGGCCGCGCTCGCCTTTGCGGGGAAGAGCTGGAACGAACATAATGAGGATGAGATCGCCGCGCTGATGAAAATGGCTCCGGAGGGTCAGCCTGCGCCCTTCATGGGGCCCCCCCTCCTCATCGACAATGAGACGGGCTTTGCCCTGTCTCAGATGCCAGCAATCTTGGTCTATTTGGCAGAACGGCTTGCCCTTGTGCATGGCGGTACCCGCGAACGCGCTTTGACGGCCAAGCTCGTCAATGACGCGAATGATATCATTGACGAACTGACGCTGGATGGCGGCCGGCAGATGTGGACGGAGGATCGATGGGCCAGCTTTATCCCTCGGCTGGAAAAATGGATGCACATCTGGGAGGCTTTCGGCACGAGCAACGGCCTGGAAGGTGGAAAGGGTTTCATGCTCGGCACCGCAAAGCCGGATCTGGCCGATATCGTGACAGTGACGTTATGGGGCACCATGGCCAGCCGCTTCGGCGCGATCGCTGCCATGCTCGCAGAACATGCGCCTGCAACAATGGACCTGGTCCAGCGTCTGCGCGCTCAACCTGCCTTGGCGACACTCGAGGCAAAGAGCGTGAAGCGCTATGGCGACGCCTATTGCGGCGGAGAAATCGAGAAGTCTCTGCGCGCAGTTCTGCCTGCCGGCGACGGTTCTCCTGCTTGA
- a CDS encoding cytochrome c oxidase subunit II produces the protein MRNPWFWSISLLGLGACNAQQSALHVFGAEARQVREMAILLTIGAAIILSIMVLIYVRALRAPEGALSHRGGMRIILWLGAIGPALILGALLLYALPAMRPRDTAPGDLTIRVEGEQFWWRVAYGASRAGPGLVSANEIRIPVGRTAILELGAQDVIHSFWIPGLAGKMDMIPGRTNRLVVRAEKAGRFRGVCAEFCGLSHALMAFDVIAMSPADFDAWLAGARGAGKGLVPSRGQALFDAHGCGACHAIRGTAHDAAIGPDLSRFGQRRTLGAGILPPTTANIAAFIRAPQIAKPGARMPAYPQLSEQEAIAIAQYLKGLK, from the coding sequence ATGCGCAATCCATGGTTCTGGAGCATTTCGCTGCTCGGCCTTGGCGCCTGCAATGCGCAGCAGTCGGCCCTCCATGTCTTCGGTGCCGAAGCACGGCAGGTGCGCGAGATGGCGATCCTGTTGACCATCGGTGCGGCGATCATCCTTTCGATCATGGTCCTTATCTATGTTCGCGCGCTTCGCGCTCCGGAAGGGGCGCTCAGCCATCGTGGCGGCATGCGGATCATCTTGTGGCTGGGCGCCATCGGCCCGGCCTTGATCCTTGGCGCGCTGCTTCTCTATGCTTTGCCTGCCATGCGCCCGCGCGACACGGCGCCTGGCGACCTCACCATTCGGGTCGAGGGCGAGCAATTCTGGTGGCGGGTCGCCTATGGGGCATCACGCGCAGGGCCTGGACTTGTTTCTGCCAATGAGATCCGCATTCCCGTGGGGCGGACGGCGATCCTTGAACTTGGCGCGCAGGACGTGATCCACAGTTTCTGGATTCCCGGTCTTGCCGGCAAGATGGACATGATTCCCGGACGGACCAACCGGCTGGTCGTGCGCGCCGAAAAGGCCGGCCGCTTCCGGGGCGTTTGCGCGGAGTTTTGCGGCCTGTCGCACGCGCTAATGGCCTTCGACGTGATCGCCATGAGCCCCGCGGATTTCGATGCATGGCTGGCGGGCGCGCGCGGCGCCGGCAAGGGCCTGGTCCCATCGAGGGGCCAGGCGCTTTTCGATGCGCATGGCTGCGGCGCCTGCCATGCCATCCGGGGAACCGCGCATGATGCGGCAATTGGGCCTGACCTTAGTCGTTTTGGACAGAGGCGGACGCTGGGGGCCGGGATATTGCCACCGACCACCGCCAATATCGCCGCCTTCATCCGTGCGCCCCAGATCGCAAAGCCAGGCGCGCGCATGCCCGCCTATCCCCAGCTGTCCGAGCAGGAGGCCATTGCCATTGCCCAGTATCTCAAGGGGCTGAAATGA